In one window of Chryseobacterium sp. JV274 DNA:
- a CDS encoding TonB-dependent receptor plug domain-containing protein — MKLSLLAGAVFLTAGGFLSAQKVEFSHNGQIKTGELVSGGLKECKELHKNGNSMVLKGKCQITFLNDNNREETIIIKEGEELKLQILSPKSSSRERSEIRIEGVQLTARKKQFSEIAIQQEALQNLQSFSIGDVLQQLPGQYVQQFDNTQFKNIVFRTASGPSITGSGNVPGGDDFGNRAFGVQLMVNDIVLSNNENMQSYDSANSGPFGISFNTSTKGGNLMPSQPNYGVDLREIPTENIESIEVVQGVPDAKYGDLTSGLIKVTTTAKASPLRLDASLREGTYQVGLTKGFKINQNNALNASVDYMNSLSDPRTSLVGYDRTNVNFLWSSNKNGFRNKLSASFSTNSSKGKRDPDDVDGMIINVENKSFSLGNNISYFFAQNGKKTFFKSINVDMGLSYATQLTERRYWLNQGARPYGNSTTDGVYYAPYTPPSYENQAFSDGKPLNIYTNFSINGIKLTSSKWAHNYSMGANFRYGDNFGKGRYGTAGQFTTINAAGQGSNGMRDFNYRDNVFSSKQYALYIQDNITKVFANKHIFKTNLGLRYDLQNSYSTYSPRVNTSYQMGKLSVRGGFGLTSKAPSLNQIYTAPRYFDFLLGDYRLPGYYSAAIMQTVVTPGDNASLKPSKSWKTEIGVDYRFPFGIVNLTAYYNKLVDGFTTMSVHKIMDKAKVDVNISGTNVPTFEIVGTEKFNYLQNRIINGYQSSDKGLELMASFKKIEALNLVIGFNASYVETSGQKDDGLYKISAPEIMDKDYQYGIYNDIKNKRSMARASFSFDYHLASSGLIIGLRTDHFLSDRSLTGMNDIYPIGYIKHDGEMQMIPENERTNPKYQGLFLKPSDEKLSGLYNKTLHNVHLRVTKDFLSGFRLSIYVSNVFNLKAYDERGAVYGNFTSTSFGGNISYRF, encoded by the coding sequence GTGAAATTATCGTTATTAGCAGGTGCTGTTTTTCTAACAGCAGGCGGATTCTTGTCTGCTCAGAAAGTTGAATTTTCTCATAATGGACAAATCAAAACGGGAGAACTTGTCAGTGGTGGTTTGAAAGAATGTAAAGAATTGCATAAGAACGGTAATTCTATGGTTCTCAAAGGAAAATGCCAGATTACTTTCCTAAATGATAATAATAGAGAAGAAACCATTATAATCAAAGAGGGGGAGGAACTAAAGTTGCAAATTCTATCACCTAAAAGCTCATCTCGTGAAAGATCAGAAATCAGAATCGAAGGAGTGCAGCTTACTGCAAGAAAAAAACAATTTTCTGAAATAGCAATTCAACAGGAAGCACTTCAAAACCTGCAGTCATTTTCTATCGGAGATGTATTACAGCAATTACCTGGTCAATATGTACAGCAGTTTGACAATACCCAATTTAAAAATATTGTTTTCAGAACCGCAAGCGGACCTTCAATAACAGGTTCCGGAAATGTTCCAGGAGGTGATGATTTCGGGAACAGGGCGTTTGGGGTACAGTTGATGGTCAATGATATTGTCTTATCTAATAACGAAAATATGCAGAGCTATGACTCTGCCAACAGCGGCCCTTTTGGAATAAGCTTTAATACCTCTACCAAAGGAGGAAACCTAATGCCAAGCCAGCCGAATTACGGGGTTGATTTAAGAGAAATTCCTACAGAGAATATCGAAAGTATTGAAGTTGTACAAGGAGTACCGGATGCCAAATATGGAGATTTGACTTCCGGATTGATCAAAGTTACTACAACGGCAAAAGCATCACCATTACGATTGGATGCATCGCTGAGAGAAGGAACTTATCAGGTTGGCCTTACCAAAGGGTTTAAAATTAATCAGAATAATGCCCTGAACGCTTCTGTTGATTATATGAATTCTCTTTCAGATCCCAGAACCAGCCTTGTAGGATATGACAGAACAAATGTCAATTTTCTTTGGTCAAGTAATAAAAATGGATTTAGAAATAAGCTGTCTGCTTCATTTTCTACCAATAGCAGCAAAGGAAAAAGAGACCCTGATGATGTTGACGGAATGATTATCAATGTCGAAAATAAAAGCTTTTCATTAGGAAATAATATCAGTTATTTTTTCGCACAGAATGGTAAAAAAACATTCTTTAAATCAATCAATGTCGATATGGGATTAAGCTATGCAACTCAGCTTACAGAACGCAGATACTGGCTGAACCAAGGCGCTCGTCCTTATGGAAACTCTACAACAGATGGAGTTTATTATGCACCTTATACACCGCCAAGTTATGAGAATCAGGCATTTTCGGATGGGAAACCTCTTAATATTTACACCAATTTTAGCATTAACGGAATAAAACTAACTTCTTCAAAATGGGCTCATAATTACAGTATGGGAGCTAATTTCCGTTATGGAGATAACTTTGGAAAAGGAAGGTACGGAACAGCAGGACAGTTCACAACGATAAATGCAGCCGGGCAGGGTTCCAATGGGATGAGAGATTTTAATTACAGAGACAATGTATTTTCCAGTAAACAGTATGCATTGTATATTCAGGATAATATTACCAAAGTCTTTGCTAATAAACACATTTTTAAAACAAATCTGGGTCTTCGCTATGATTTGCAGAATTCATATTCTACCTATTCGCCAAGAGTAAACACTTCTTATCAGATGGGGAAACTTTCTGTGAGAGGAGGGTTTGGATTAACATCTAAAGCACCTTCACTTAATCAGATCTACACAGCACCAAGATATTTTGACTTCCTTCTTGGGGATTATCGTCTGCCTGGATATTATTCAGCAGCTATTATGCAAACGGTCGTAACACCAGGAGATAATGCGAGTCTTAAACCTTCAAAGAGCTGGAAAACTGAAATAGGAGTAGATTACAGGTTTCCTTTTGGGATTGTTAACCTTACAGCATATTACAATAAGCTGGTAGATGGTTTTACTACCATGAGTGTTCATAAAATAATGGATAAAGCCAAAGTTGATGTCAATATATCAGGAACAAATGTGCCTACTTTTGAAATTGTAGGAACTGAAAAATTTAATTACCTCCAGAACAGAATTATTAACGGATATCAGTCTTCAGATAAAGGATTGGAACTGATGGCCAGCTTCAAAAAAATAGAAGCTCTTAATCTTGTGATTGGTTTTAATGCCAGTTATGTGGAGACTTCCGGGCAGAAAGATGACGGACTTTACAAAATCAGTGCACCGGAGATCATGGATAAGGATTACCAATATGGGATTTATAATGATATCAAAAATAAAAGATCCATGGCCAGAGCAAGTTTCAGTTTTGATTATCACCTTGCTTCATCAGGGTTAATTATTGGCTTGAGAACAGATCATTTTCTTTCAGACAGATCTTTGACAGGAATGAATGACATTTATCCGATAGGGTATATAAAACATGACGGAGAAATGCAGATGATTCCTGAAAATGAGCGTACCAATCCAAAATACCAGGGATTATTCCTGAAACCTTCTGACGAAAAACTTTCAGGGTTATATAACAAAACACTTCATAATGTTCATTTAAGGGTTACAAAAGATTTCTTAAGTGGTTTCAGATTGTCAATATACGTAAGTAATGTTTTCAATTTAAAAGCATACGACGAAAGAGGGGCTGTTTACGGAAACTTTACGTCTACTTCATTTGGAGGAAATATTTCATACAGATTTTAA
- a CDS encoding DUF3291 domain-containing protein produces the protein MYQLAQINVARMKGVNIEDPVMNEFVSHFDSVNQLADESDGFIWRLKDEDNNAASFNPFNDEQIIINLSVWRNIETLEYYTYKTFHVDFLKRRKEWFQKYGKAFYALWWIKDSEYPDITEAVKRLEYLQENGPSSYAFNFQSVFKKP, from the coding sequence ATGTACCAATTAGCACAAATTAATGTTGCCCGAATGAAAGGAGTTAACATAGAAGATCCAGTAATGAATGAGTTTGTAAGTCATTTTGATTCAGTTAATCAACTAGCAGATGAAAGTGATGGGTTCATATGGAGGCTAAAAGATGAGGATAACAATGCGGCAAGCTTTAATCCATTTAATGATGAACAAATTATTATCAATCTATCTGTATGGAGAAATATAGAAACATTGGAATACTATACCTATAAAACATTTCATGTTGACTTTCTGAAAAGAAGAAAAGAATGGTTTCAAAAATATGGAAAAGCCTTTTATGCTCTGTGGTGGATTAAAGATAGTGAATATCCAGACATAACAGAAGCTGTGAAGCGGCTAGAGTATTTGCAGGAAAACGGTCCATCATCCTATGCATTTAACTTTCAGTCCGTTTTTAAAAAGCCATAG
- a CDS encoding winged helix-turn-helix transcriptional regulator, with translation MKKECETSYINVDQKSYPCAVSFVMDLIGGRWKGVILCHLKNGDKRFGELKKELSFITETTLSIQLRQLERDQLITRTVFGTKPPVKVVYSLSDLGLSFIPLLDHINNWGKTILESKKVL, from the coding sequence ATGAAAAAAGAATGTGAGACCTCATACATCAATGTGGACCAAAAATCTTATCCCTGTGCAGTAAGCTTTGTCATGGATCTCATTGGAGGAAGATGGAAAGGAGTTATTCTCTGCCACCTAAAGAACGGTGATAAAAGGTTTGGTGAACTAAAAAAAGAGCTTTCTTTTATTACAGAAACAACCTTAAGTATTCAGCTAAGACAATTAGAAAGAGATCAATTAATAACACGAACAGTATTTGGAACAAAGCCTCCCGTAAAAGTTGTATATAGTTTGTCAGATTTAGGATTATCATTTATTCCTTTATTGGATCATATTAATAATTGGGGCAAAACTATTTTAGAAAGTAAAAAGGTGCTTTAA
- a CDS encoding erythromycin esterase family protein, with protein sequence MKYKISEYLIAHKNFNVFSLEANMPESFLMNHYIQEGKGNPKDILKGMYFWLWQTEETLTFVEWLKKYNENHSSKVFFDGFDMQYAKGAIAQIRKTYQENQLPEQEIDDMEIALKENNRGFRTYSKKGQKIISEYLFLIKEKSISIKNPEEKSRFLQNVDIIRQYIQHSFIRRDQFMAENVKWLKENYLNSKVIVSAHNYHIAKLNSERMGYWMNEMHDNDFVNFGFAFYEGTYSASINGKLGIYNSEKAGPGTLEYKLNSLDIPIFILDLKGIKKDGNKLGNWILKDILFRKTGSGTDKSEFTKTNVTDSFDYLIFINKSTNSKTFKW encoded by the coding sequence ATGAAATATAAAATAAGTGAATATTTGATAGCCCACAAAAATTTCAATGTCTTTTCGCTCGAAGCCAATATGCCTGAAAGTTTTTTAATGAATCACTATATTCAGGAAGGAAAAGGAAACCCAAAAGATATTCTAAAGGGAATGTATTTTTGGCTGTGGCAAACCGAAGAAACTTTAACTTTTGTTGAATGGTTGAAAAAATACAATGAAAATCATAGTTCAAAAGTTTTTTTTGATGGTTTCGATATGCAATACGCTAAAGGGGCGATAGCTCAAATAAGAAAAACATATCAGGAAAATCAGCTGCCCGAGCAAGAGATTGATGACATGGAAATCGCTTTAAAGGAAAATAACAGAGGCTTTAGAACGTATTCTAAAAAAGGTCAAAAAATTATATCTGAGTATCTGTTTTTAATAAAAGAAAAAAGTATATCAATAAAAAATCCGGAAGAAAAATCGCGCTTCCTACAAAATGTAGATATTATTAGACAATATATCCAACACAGTTTTATTAGAAGAGACCAATTTATGGCAGAGAATGTTAAATGGTTAAAGGAAAACTATTTGAATTCTAAAGTAATTGTCTCCGCTCATAATTATCACATTGCAAAATTAAATTCAGAAAGAATGGGGTATTGGATGAATGAAATGCATGATAACGATTTTGTGAATTTTGGATTTGCCTTTTATGAAGGTACTTATTCTGCCAGTATTAATGGGAAGCTTGGTATCTATAATTCAGAAAAAGCCGGTCCCGGAACATTAGAATATAAGCTTAACTCGCTCGACATTCCAATTTTTATTTTGGATCTGAAAGGAATCAAGAAGGATGGCAACAAACTTGGTAATTGGATATTAAAAGATATTCTATTCCGCAAAACAGGATCAGGTACAGATAAAAGTGAATTTACAAAAACTAATGTTACTGACTCTTTTGATTATTTGATATTCATAAATAAGTCAACAAACTCAAAAACTTTTAAATGGTAA
- the dnaK gene encoding molecular chaperone DnaK → MSKIIGIDLGTTNSCVAVMEGKDPVVIPNAEGKRTTPSIVAFTEDGERKVGDPAKRQAVTNPTKTVYSIKRFIGTHFKDDASEVSRVPYKVVAGPNDTVKVKIDDREYTPQEISAMTLQKMKKTAEDYLGQEVTRAVITVPAYFNDAQRQATKEAGEIAGLKVERIINEPTAAALAYGLDKNHKDQKIAVYDLGGGTFDISILDLGDGVFEVLSTNGDTHLGGDDFDDVIINWMADEFKAEEGVELKSDAIALQRLKEAAEKAKIELSSSPQTEINLPYITATATGPKHLVKSLTKAKFEQLSADLVRRSMEPVAKALKDAGLSTSDIDEVILVGGSTRIPIIQEEVEKFFGKKPSKGVNPDEVVAIGAAIQGGVLTGDVKDVLLLDVTPLSLGIETMGSVFTKLIEANTTIPTKKSEVFSTASDNQPAVSIRVGQGERSMFNDNKEIGRFDLQDIPPAPRGVPQIEVTFDIDANGILSVSAKDKGTGKEQSIKIQASSGLSDEEIERMKKEAQENSAADAKRKEEVEIFNKADGLIFQTEKQLKEFGEKLSADKKAAIETAHTELKTAFEAKSVDDVKAKTEALDAAWMAASEELYAAGQQPGADAGAGAQNAGGNAGAEDVQDADFEEVK, encoded by the coding sequence ATGAGTAAAATAATTGGAATTGACTTAGGAACGACCAACTCTTGTGTTGCTGTAATGGAGGGTAAAGACCCTGTTGTTATTCCTAACGCAGAAGGTAAAAGAACTACTCCTTCTATTGTAGCTTTTACAGAAGACGGAGAGAGAAAAGTAGGTGATCCTGCAAAAAGACAGGCTGTAACGAATCCAACAAAAACTGTTTACTCTATCAAAAGATTTATCGGAACGCACTTTAAAGATGATGCTTCTGAAGTTTCAAGAGTACCTTATAAAGTGGTTGCAGGACCAAATGATACTGTAAAAGTAAAAATCGACGATAGAGAATATACACCACAGGAAATTTCTGCAATGACGCTTCAGAAAATGAAGAAAACTGCTGAAGATTATCTTGGACAGGAAGTAACAAGAGCGGTAATCACTGTTCCTGCATACTTCAATGATGCACAGAGACAAGCTACTAAAGAAGCTGGTGAAATCGCTGGTCTTAAAGTAGAAAGAATTATCAACGAACCTACAGCTGCGGCGTTAGCTTACGGTCTTGATAAAAACCATAAAGATCAGAAAATCGCAGTATATGACCTAGGTGGTGGTACTTTTGATATCTCTATCCTTGATTTAGGAGATGGTGTATTCGAAGTATTATCTACAAATGGTGATACGCACTTAGGAGGTGATGACTTTGATGATGTGATCATCAACTGGATGGCTGATGAGTTCAAAGCTGAAGAAGGTGTAGAATTGAAATCTGATGCAATCGCATTACAAAGATTGAAAGAAGCTGCTGAAAAAGCTAAAATTGAATTATCTTCTTCTCCTCAGACTGAAATCAACTTACCATATATCACGGCTACTGCTACAGGTCCTAAGCACTTAGTGAAGTCTTTAACAAAAGCTAAATTCGAGCAATTATCTGCAGATCTTGTAAGAAGATCTATGGAGCCTGTTGCTAAAGCATTAAAAGATGCTGGTTTATCAACTTCAGATATTGACGAAGTAATCTTGGTAGGTGGTTCTACAAGAATCCCGATCATCCAGGAAGAAGTAGAAAAATTCTTCGGTAAAAAACCATCTAAAGGAGTGAACCCGGATGAGGTTGTAGCAATTGGTGCAGCAATCCAGGGAGGTGTATTAACAGGTGATGTAAAAGACGTATTACTACTTGACGTTACTCCACTTTCTTTAGGTATTGAAACAATGGGTTCTGTATTCACTAAATTAATTGAGGCGAACACTACGATCCCAACTAAAAAATCTGAAGTATTCTCTACAGCTTCTGACAACCAGCCGGCTGTAAGCATCAGAGTAGGGCAGGGAGAAAGATCAATGTTCAACGATAACAAAGAAATCGGTAGATTCGATCTTCAGGATATTCCACCAGCACCAAGAGGAGTTCCTCAAATTGAAGTAACTTTCGATATTGATGCTAACGGTATCCTAAGTGTGTCTGCTAAAGATAAAGGAACTGGTAAAGAGCAGTCTATCAAAATCCAGGCTTCTTCAGGTCTTTCTGACGAAGAAATCGAAAGAATGAAGAAAGAAGCTCAGGAAAACTCTGCAGCAGATGCTAAGAGAAAAGAAGAAGTTGAAATCTTCAACAAAGCTGACGGATTGATCTTCCAGACTGAAAAGCAATTGAAAGAGTTCGGTGAAAAGCTTTCTGCTGACAAAAAAGCAGCTATCGAAACGGCTCACACAGAATTAAAAACAGCTTTCGAAGCTAAAAGTGTTGATGATGTAAAAGCTAAAACTGAAGCATTAGATGCAGCATGGATGGCAGCTTCTGAAGAATTATATGCAGCTGGTCAACAGCCTGGTGCTGATGCAGGTGCCGGAGCTCAGAATGCTGGCGGAAACGCTGGAGCTGAAGATGTACAGGATGCAGACTTCGAAGAAGTAAAATAA
- a CDS encoding zinc-dependent metalloprotease, whose translation MKKILLLTAGFLMANVFGQRECATDLKMKEFYTRNPQALAKKEDLRNYLTSKNANTMAKNGQTVVTIPVVVHVLYGSAAQNISDAQIASQIAILNNDFRKLNPNFSSVVPDAFKPYAADMELTFCMATKTPTGASTTGIERKSVAANFDFANQYYLASGLTAWDPTKYLNIWVGNMPNPYLGWAYLPDAAGFPEDGLAIGYKYFGTTGAAQYPYNGGRTATHEIGHYFGLLHPWGEDGSLCNTPDNDDGCADTPAINDAHYGGNVFPDNGFMCNPTANGAMFMNFMDYVTDTEMAFFTNDQKTIKTNTMAGPRASLLNSNACAFLSVNDVQKVNSINLFPNPTTQYISIASPLAPINEVEIFNAEGRLVKKAFIKNETDKIDVKDFASGVYYVRTYNDKDFVKSMKFIKK comes from the coding sequence ATGAAAAAAATTTTACTATTAACTGCCGGCTTTCTGATGGCTAATGTATTTGGACAGAGAGAATGTGCTACTGATTTGAAAATGAAGGAGTTTTATACAAGAAACCCTCAGGCTCTGGCAAAAAAAGAAGATTTACGAAATTATTTAACCAGTAAAAATGCTAATACAATGGCTAAAAATGGACAGACTGTTGTTACTATTCCCGTAGTAGTACATGTTCTTTATGGAAGTGCTGCCCAGAATATTTCTGATGCTCAGATTGCATCACAGATTGCAATTCTGAATAATGATTTCAGAAAGTTGAATCCTAACTTTAGTTCTGTCGTTCCTGATGCATTCAAGCCTTATGCAGCCGATATGGAACTGACATTTTGTATGGCAACAAAAACTCCTACAGGTGCTTCCACTACAGGAATAGAAAGAAAATCTGTAGCTGCAAATTTTGATTTTGCAAACCAATATTATTTAGCTTCGGGACTTACAGCCTGGGATCCAACTAAATATTTGAACATATGGGTAGGGAATATGCCAAATCCTTACTTAGGTTGGGCTTATCTGCCTGACGCTGCTGGTTTTCCGGAAGACGGACTTGCTATTGGTTACAAATATTTCGGAACCACAGGAGCTGCTCAGTATCCTTATAATGGAGGCCGAACTGCTACGCATGAAATAGGACATTATTTCGGATTGCTTCACCCTTGGGGAGAAGATGGCAGTCTTTGTAATACACCGGATAATGATGATGGGTGTGCTGATACCCCTGCTATTAATGATGCTCATTACGGTGGTAATGTTTTTCCAGATAATGGATTCATGTGTAATCCGACTGCAAACGGAGCTATGTTCATGAATTTTATGGATTATGTGACAGATACAGAAATGGCATTCTTTACCAATGATCAGAAAACAATCAAGACCAATACGATGGCAGGGCCAAGAGCAAGTCTTTTGAATTCTAACGCATGTGCATTTTTATCAGTAAATGATGTACAAAAGGTAAATTCTATCAATCTTTTCCCTAATCCTACTACACAGTATATTTCTATTGCTTCTCCTTTAGCACCTATTAATGAAGTGGAAATTTTCAATGCAGAAGGAAGACTGGTGAAAAAAGCATTTATTAAAAATGAAACAGATAAAATTGATGTGAAAGATTTTGCCAGTGGTGTTTATTATGTAAGAACTTATAATGACAAAGACTTCGTAAAATCAATGAAGTTTATCAAAAAATAA